In Mytilus edulis chromosome 6, xbMytEdul2.2, whole genome shotgun sequence, the following proteins share a genomic window:
- the LOC139529077 gene encoding uro-adherence factor A-like isoform X2, whose product MNELKLEMDKRDKKRRRSVRLLSQTEEIEKALIDNFEAKYGSVWKDFSPDYVSSRRKSMTGRRSGIHKTLPMPVINDDDLETDDISVHNRFDSPELLRAPDNLSADNSLNGKENTSAVTPNLMVPENDQSSSKTPEEILKMKTPKSYAGQPVKDFSITPDNVEMPFETEFESPDYPEGIDLYQSPIMSERYSQKGIPVTPKYNKVDNEFRTPCAILRLNDSLPYSPSQPVFSTPSLNLPKSNPETPFSSHSIFDRVENSSVSSPCSLSESEMTESCLDICSETFEKKKTANQTAPKQELSSRKLSNKIVNKSENLESSGEKLERERKETSTFLSICKSLASKIVNVVRKSPENDTDKPTENLENTIQDFFPATEVIDTIEDKTHFDVNCETKLVFECEKETCVSDMPLNKTTITKKIEDSANHELLLTVSNKPEKSNNEIINKCNKHVKLKNPQESLGKERTVNKDAESKDTSGMISSHCHTESLSDNNNAKSFTLLKSVGNEKEGKCYLGDFNSNSKQRAVSEKKHESNVQKNFHLLSNDARSERGVVTDNLQIPGQICSNETDHEANKAPKKTAIKKQSKAKRLSIDSHIMPDISSGKLSHDADAKDEKLKKKKSSTARRRSADPVLLARMSEKFGDKAGPSWTCAQQSAVVKEVNEQKKDTSVPSLEEEIPKKKRGRPAKRNSDIGLSKLRKQDQDSIDNKDSTCEINLISDKSKKEEDKNKDNILKGDVPNKKKGRPARRKSADPIMLSHISKDIVCNDDGICLQRSENNEDTHKIDSKNTDINKANISSEVIKVNQRKSRAAGKKSSTSVKLSQIVEEAGDDRTDSGNSFHGSAIVAKDFESVINDNVTSHGINEVDKRGIETEQLAVSETEDPDKNITEREILLNHVNSADFDKIQEFLSMEEEKPIVKSSKSRRRSADTLTLSDSASQSQQDGSSDLPLRRTTRIKRRSIEIYQAGDNYQNNELESFSDSPHSQEDNNSPGTSSSGVKAKPARKRKMKEENVEDIYRNKNYKRPDDRVWETIFECPDELKNPDQLLSKKRFKRSIAFESIMPTKIKKRTKKAVDNGWDAKRRKKQQLPDEFVIEKLAELDTIFNS is encoded by the exons ATGAATGAATTGAAGCTAGAAATGGATAAACGtgacaaaaaaagaagaagatcAGTCAGACTTTTATCTCAAACAGAAGAGATAGAAAAAGCTTTg ATAGATAACTTTGAAGCAAAATATGGCAGTGTATGGAAGGATTTTTCCCCAGATTATGTTTCATCTAGAAGAAAATCCATGACAGGAAGGAGATCTGGTATCCATAAGACACTTCCTATGCCTGTAATAAATGATGATGATTTAGAAACAGATGATATATCAGTACATAACAGATTTGACTCCCCTGAATTGTTGAGAGCTCCTGACAACTTATCAGCAGACAACTCCCTTAATGGAAAGGAGAACACAAGTGCAGTAACACCTAATTTGATGGTACCTGAAAATGACCAATCATCTTCTAAAACACCAGAAGAAATTCTTAAGATGAAAACTCCAAAATCATATGCAG gtCAACCTGTAAAGGATTTTAGCATAACTCCAGATAATGTTGAAATGCCATTTGAAACAGAGTTTGAAAGTCCTGATTACCCTGAAGGTATTGATCTGTATCAGAGTCCCATAATGTCAGAAAGATATTCACAGAAGGGAATTCCAGTCACACCTAAATACAACAAAGTTGACAATGAGTTCAGAACTCCATGTGCAATTCTAAGATTAAACGATTCTCTACCATATTCCCCATCACAGCCAGTTTTCTCAACACCGTCACTCAATTTACCTAAATCCAATCCAGAGACACCATTCTCATCACACTCTATTTTTGATCGAGTTGAAAATAGTTCTGTATCTTCACCTTGTTCACTGTCAGAATCAGAGATGACAGAATCTTGTTTAGACATTTGCTCAGAgacttttgaaaagaaaaaaacagcgAATCAGACAGCACCAAAACAAGAACTGTCTTCAAGAAAACTGTCAAATAAGATAGTAAACAAGTCAGAAAATTTAGAATCTTCTGGAGAAAAACTTGAGCGAGAAAGAAAAGAAACATCTACATTTTTGTCAATATGTAAATCTCTTGCTAGTAAAATTGTAAACGTAGTACGTAAATCTCCTGAAAATGATACTGATAAGCCGacagaaaatttagaaaatacaaTTCAAGATTTCTTTCCAGCTACTGAAGTTATTGATACAATAGAGGATAAAACACATTTTGATGTAAATTGTGAGACCAAGTTAGTCTTTGAGTGTGAAAAAGAAACATGTGTATCAGATATGCCTttgaataaaacaacaattacGAAAAAGATTGAGGATTCTGCAAATCATGAGTTGTTATTGACAGTTAGCAATAAACCTGAAAAATCAAACAATGAAATCATTAACAAATGCAATAAGCATGTTAAACTTAAAAATCCACAAGAAAGTTTGGGTAAAGAAAGAACTGTAAATAAAGATGCTGAGTCGAAAGATACATCAGGTATGATATCTAGTCATTGTCATACTGAATCATTGTCTGATAATAATAATGCCAAATCATTTACATTGTTAAAGTCTGTTGGTAATGAAAAAGAGGGAAAATGTTATCTTGGagattttaattcaaattctaAACAAAGAGCAGTGTCTGAAAAAAAACATGAGTCTAATGTGCAGAAAAATTTTCATTTACTTTCAAATGATGCAAGATCTGAAAGAGGTGTGGTTACTGATAATCTACAAATCCCTGGCCAAATCTGTTCCAATGAAACAGACCACGAAGCAAATAAGGCACCAAAGAAAACTGCCATAAAAAAGCAGAGTAAAGCTAAAAGGCTATCCATAGATTCACATATAATGCCTGATATTTCCTCAGGAAAATTGTCTCATGATGCTGATGCAAAAgatgaaaaattaaagaagaaaaaatcatCAACAGCTCGTAGAAGATCAGCTGATCCAGTTCTGTTAGCTCGCATGAGTGAAAAATTTGGGGACAAAGCTGGGCCAAGCTGGACATGTGCTCAACAGAGTGCTGTTGTGAAAGAAGTAAATGAACAGAAAAAAGACACCAGTGTTCCTTCCCTTGAAGAGGAAATACCTAAAAAGAAAAGGGGAAGACCTGCTAAAAGAAATTCAGATATTGGACTTTCTAAACTTAGGAAACAAGACCAGGATTCTATAGACAATAAAGACAGTACTTGTGAGATCAATTTAATAAGTGACAAAagtaaaaaagaagaagataagaATAAAGATAATATATTAAAAGGTGATGTACCCAATAAGAAAAAAGGTCGACCTGCTAGAAGGAAATCTGCTGATCCAATAATGTTGTCTCACATCAGTAAAGACATAGTTTGTAATGATGATGGCATTTGCTTACAGAGGTCAGAAAACAATGAAGATACTCATAAAATAGATTCTAAAAACACTGATATTAATAAAGCAAACATAAGTAGTGAGGTGATTAAAGTTAACCAAAGGAAAAGTCGTGCTGCAGGAAAGAAATCAAGTACATCTGTTAAACTGTCTCAGATTGTCGAGGAAGCTGGTGATGATAGAACTGACAGTGGTAATAGTTTTCATGGTAGTGCTATAGTTGCTAAAGATTTTGAAAGTGTCATCAATGACAATGTTACGAGTCATGGTATAAATGAAGTCGACAAAAGGGGGATAGAAACTGAGCAGTTGGCAGTCAGTGAAACTGAAGATCCTGACAAAAACATTACAGAAAGGGAAATTCTACTTAACCATGTTAATAGTGCTGACTTTGACAAAATTCAAGAATTCCTTTCCATGGAAGAGGAAAAACCTATTGTTAAAAGTTCTAAATCTCGACGCAGATCTGCTGATACTCTTACATTGTCTGACAGTGCCTCACAATCTCAGCAGGATGGAAGTTCTGACCTTCCATTAAGGAGAACAACAAGAATTAAAAGACGATCAATTGAAATATATCAAGCTGGTGATAATTACCAGAATAATGAATTAGAGAGTTTCTCAGACAGTCCTCACTCACAAGAAGACAATAACTCTCCAGGGACAAGTTCGTCAGGTGTAAAAGCAAAACCAGCACGAAAACGCAAAATGAAAGAGGAGAATGTGGAAGATATTTAtagaaacaaaaattataaaagaccGGATGATAGGGTTTGGGAAACTATATTTGAATGTCCTGACGAGCTGAAAAATCCTGACCAGCTTTTAAGTAAGAAACGATTTAAGAGGTCAATTGCTTTTGAGTCTATAATgccaacaaaaataaagaaacgaACAAAGAAAGCTGTAGATAATGGTTGGGATGCTAAGAGACGGAAAAAACAACAGCTCCCAGATGAATTTGTCATAGAAAAGCTGGCAGAATTAGATACTATATTTAATAGTTGA
- the LOC139529077 gene encoding uro-adherence factor A-like isoform X1, which yields MSSWNGKLYDNLMNELKLEMDKRDKKRRRSVRLLSQTEEIEKALIDNFEAKYGSVWKDFSPDYVSSRRKSMTGRRSGIHKTLPMPVINDDDLETDDISVHNRFDSPELLRAPDNLSADNSLNGKENTSAVTPNLMVPENDQSSSKTPEEILKMKTPKSYAGQPVKDFSITPDNVEMPFETEFESPDYPEGIDLYQSPIMSERYSQKGIPVTPKYNKVDNEFRTPCAILRLNDSLPYSPSQPVFSTPSLNLPKSNPETPFSSHSIFDRVENSSVSSPCSLSESEMTESCLDICSETFEKKKTANQTAPKQELSSRKLSNKIVNKSENLESSGEKLERERKETSTFLSICKSLASKIVNVVRKSPENDTDKPTENLENTIQDFFPATEVIDTIEDKTHFDVNCETKLVFECEKETCVSDMPLNKTTITKKIEDSANHELLLTVSNKPEKSNNEIINKCNKHVKLKNPQESLGKERTVNKDAESKDTSGMISSHCHTESLSDNNNAKSFTLLKSVGNEKEGKCYLGDFNSNSKQRAVSEKKHESNVQKNFHLLSNDARSERGVVTDNLQIPGQICSNETDHEANKAPKKTAIKKQSKAKRLSIDSHIMPDISSGKLSHDADAKDEKLKKKKSSTARRRSADPVLLARMSEKFGDKAGPSWTCAQQSAVVKEVNEQKKDTSVPSLEEEIPKKKRGRPAKRNSDIGLSKLRKQDQDSIDNKDSTCEINLISDKSKKEEDKNKDNILKGDVPNKKKGRPARRKSADPIMLSHISKDIVCNDDGICLQRSENNEDTHKIDSKNTDINKANISSEVIKVNQRKSRAAGKKSSTSVKLSQIVEEAGDDRTDSGNSFHGSAIVAKDFESVINDNVTSHGINEVDKRGIETEQLAVSETEDPDKNITEREILLNHVNSADFDKIQEFLSMEEEKPIVKSSKSRRRSADTLTLSDSASQSQQDGSSDLPLRRTTRIKRRSIEIYQAGDNYQNNELESFSDSPHSQEDNNSPGTSSSGVKAKPARKRKMKEENVEDIYRNKNYKRPDDRVWETIFECPDELKNPDQLLSKKRFKRSIAFESIMPTKIKKRTKKAVDNGWDAKRRKKQQLPDEFVIEKLAELDTIFNS from the exons ATGAGCAGTTGGAACGGAAAATTGTATGATAATTT AATGAATGAATTGAAGCTAGAAATGGATAAACGtgacaaaaaaagaagaagatcAGTCAGACTTTTATCTCAAACAGAAGAGATAGAAAAAGCTTTg ATAGATAACTTTGAAGCAAAATATGGCAGTGTATGGAAGGATTTTTCCCCAGATTATGTTTCATCTAGAAGAAAATCCATGACAGGAAGGAGATCTGGTATCCATAAGACACTTCCTATGCCTGTAATAAATGATGATGATTTAGAAACAGATGATATATCAGTACATAACAGATTTGACTCCCCTGAATTGTTGAGAGCTCCTGACAACTTATCAGCAGACAACTCCCTTAATGGAAAGGAGAACACAAGTGCAGTAACACCTAATTTGATGGTACCTGAAAATGACCAATCATCTTCTAAAACACCAGAAGAAATTCTTAAGATGAAAACTCCAAAATCATATGCAG gtCAACCTGTAAAGGATTTTAGCATAACTCCAGATAATGTTGAAATGCCATTTGAAACAGAGTTTGAAAGTCCTGATTACCCTGAAGGTATTGATCTGTATCAGAGTCCCATAATGTCAGAAAGATATTCACAGAAGGGAATTCCAGTCACACCTAAATACAACAAAGTTGACAATGAGTTCAGAACTCCATGTGCAATTCTAAGATTAAACGATTCTCTACCATATTCCCCATCACAGCCAGTTTTCTCAACACCGTCACTCAATTTACCTAAATCCAATCCAGAGACACCATTCTCATCACACTCTATTTTTGATCGAGTTGAAAATAGTTCTGTATCTTCACCTTGTTCACTGTCAGAATCAGAGATGACAGAATCTTGTTTAGACATTTGCTCAGAgacttttgaaaagaaaaaaacagcgAATCAGACAGCACCAAAACAAGAACTGTCTTCAAGAAAACTGTCAAATAAGATAGTAAACAAGTCAGAAAATTTAGAATCTTCTGGAGAAAAACTTGAGCGAGAAAGAAAAGAAACATCTACATTTTTGTCAATATGTAAATCTCTTGCTAGTAAAATTGTAAACGTAGTACGTAAATCTCCTGAAAATGATACTGATAAGCCGacagaaaatttagaaaatacaaTTCAAGATTTCTTTCCAGCTACTGAAGTTATTGATACAATAGAGGATAAAACACATTTTGATGTAAATTGTGAGACCAAGTTAGTCTTTGAGTGTGAAAAAGAAACATGTGTATCAGATATGCCTttgaataaaacaacaattacGAAAAAGATTGAGGATTCTGCAAATCATGAGTTGTTATTGACAGTTAGCAATAAACCTGAAAAATCAAACAATGAAATCATTAACAAATGCAATAAGCATGTTAAACTTAAAAATCCACAAGAAAGTTTGGGTAAAGAAAGAACTGTAAATAAAGATGCTGAGTCGAAAGATACATCAGGTATGATATCTAGTCATTGTCATACTGAATCATTGTCTGATAATAATAATGCCAAATCATTTACATTGTTAAAGTCTGTTGGTAATGAAAAAGAGGGAAAATGTTATCTTGGagattttaattcaaattctaAACAAAGAGCAGTGTCTGAAAAAAAACATGAGTCTAATGTGCAGAAAAATTTTCATTTACTTTCAAATGATGCAAGATCTGAAAGAGGTGTGGTTACTGATAATCTACAAATCCCTGGCCAAATCTGTTCCAATGAAACAGACCACGAAGCAAATAAGGCACCAAAGAAAACTGCCATAAAAAAGCAGAGTAAAGCTAAAAGGCTATCCATAGATTCACATATAATGCCTGATATTTCCTCAGGAAAATTGTCTCATGATGCTGATGCAAAAgatgaaaaattaaagaagaaaaaatcatCAACAGCTCGTAGAAGATCAGCTGATCCAGTTCTGTTAGCTCGCATGAGTGAAAAATTTGGGGACAAAGCTGGGCCAAGCTGGACATGTGCTCAACAGAGTGCTGTTGTGAAAGAAGTAAATGAACAGAAAAAAGACACCAGTGTTCCTTCCCTTGAAGAGGAAATACCTAAAAAGAAAAGGGGAAGACCTGCTAAAAGAAATTCAGATATTGGACTTTCTAAACTTAGGAAACAAGACCAGGATTCTATAGACAATAAAGACAGTACTTGTGAGATCAATTTAATAAGTGACAAAagtaaaaaagaagaagataagaATAAAGATAATATATTAAAAGGTGATGTACCCAATAAGAAAAAAGGTCGACCTGCTAGAAGGAAATCTGCTGATCCAATAATGTTGTCTCACATCAGTAAAGACATAGTTTGTAATGATGATGGCATTTGCTTACAGAGGTCAGAAAACAATGAAGATACTCATAAAATAGATTCTAAAAACACTGATATTAATAAAGCAAACATAAGTAGTGAGGTGATTAAAGTTAACCAAAGGAAAAGTCGTGCTGCAGGAAAGAAATCAAGTACATCTGTTAAACTGTCTCAGATTGTCGAGGAAGCTGGTGATGATAGAACTGACAGTGGTAATAGTTTTCATGGTAGTGCTATAGTTGCTAAAGATTTTGAAAGTGTCATCAATGACAATGTTACGAGTCATGGTATAAATGAAGTCGACAAAAGGGGGATAGAAACTGAGCAGTTGGCAGTCAGTGAAACTGAAGATCCTGACAAAAACATTACAGAAAGGGAAATTCTACTTAACCATGTTAATAGTGCTGACTTTGACAAAATTCAAGAATTCCTTTCCATGGAAGAGGAAAAACCTATTGTTAAAAGTTCTAAATCTCGACGCAGATCTGCTGATACTCTTACATTGTCTGACAGTGCCTCACAATCTCAGCAGGATGGAAGTTCTGACCTTCCATTAAGGAGAACAACAAGAATTAAAAGACGATCAATTGAAATATATCAAGCTGGTGATAATTACCAGAATAATGAATTAGAGAGTTTCTCAGACAGTCCTCACTCACAAGAAGACAATAACTCTCCAGGGACAAGTTCGTCAGGTGTAAAAGCAAAACCAGCACGAAAACGCAAAATGAAAGAGGAGAATGTGGAAGATATTTAtagaaacaaaaattataaaagaccGGATGATAGGGTTTGGGAAACTATATTTGAATGTCCTGACGAGCTGAAAAATCCTGACCAGCTTTTAAGTAAGAAACGATTTAAGAGGTCAATTGCTTTTGAGTCTATAATgccaacaaaaataaagaaacgaACAAAGAAAGCTGTAGATAATGGTTGGGATGCTAAGAGACGGAAAAAACAACAGCTCCCAGATGAATTTGTCATAGAAAAGCTGGCAGAATTAGATACTATATTTAATAGTTGA
- the LOC139529079 gene encoding uncharacterized protein codes for MKGIILVGIYLIISTNVALCQVIPGLSPSKPNRMLQACMTRTGPVASSEPAYNNQPANSINQWCQIYQTTLPCVTKYLPSASASNPNDWYLSLVYDQEYANKTSNGVCSRLKKYGNRMGCLTTDMNHAEMCVSLLTSPIASHIHKAFQLNSTSNVGDENSLRACLIPVTASRCFEPFFKTCRRGIRKLLSKYFMILSGKCLHIARKYQNVTTPKPNEKGEVTSAKPSEEEEDTEDTSHKTSGKDRTETSDNLQQHNIRLPSTAQSDDNDNTKLRSKHIHRQTPDSISGKILSTSTINLKHIKSMGTRNKAVPQIRPPFENVVKMRIIERVIHSDVETEPNQNSNRFNVVPVKHAIHVHEPFVVTKHRFEGHGQTTKPPKQIDNKHPSTDENTDVSEVDEDEPSTHSNNQLEDNKTFQKIVHTTPRTLTPDIRDDSFFQQKPAKQMETTTVTLEKVTEDIYIEDSKILSAMKPLSEKEIDRPDEVKEVQSILTTFDNFTESSSSSEDDSVIDEPERSDSEDDSEISENDSAISESERRTKVQSTVSSTLKIDLSNQVRIRTTTETFKSQKGSQKGGSGGPTLGYSFIVLVTLTVISFSIKTL; via the exons ATGAAAG GTATAATATTAGTCGGTATCTATCTGATTATCAGCACAAATGTTGCCTTGTGTCAGGTTATACCCGGCCTGTCACCATCAAAACCAAACCGAATGTTACAGGCATGTATGACTAGAACGGGACCAGTTGCTAGCAGTGAACCAGCTTACAACAATCAACCAGCTAACTCTATCAATCAGTGGTGCCA AATCTACCAGACCACTTTACCATGTGTAACAAAGTATTTACCATCGGCTAGTGCTTCCAATCCCAACGACTGGTACCTAAGTCTAGTATATGACCAAGAATACGCAAACAAAACCAGTAATGGTGTTTGTTCTAGACTTAAAA AATATGGAAACAGAATGGGATGCCTGACAACAGACATGAATCATGCAGAAATGTGTGTCAGCTTGCTCACATCACCAATAGCATCGCACATACACAAGGCGTTCCAGCTTAACTCTACATCGAATGTTGGAGATGAAAATTCACTCAGAGCTTGCTT AATTCCAGTAACAGCTTCAAGATGTTTTGAACCGTTTTTTAAAACGTGTCGAAGAGGAATACGAAAacttctttcaaaatattttatgatactgAGTGGAAAATGTCTACACATTGCTAGAAAATACCAAAATGTTACAACCCCTAAACCGAACGAAAAAGGTGAAGTCACATCTGCGAAACCATCGGAAGAGGAAGAAGACACAGAAGACACTTCACATAAGACTTCAGGAAAAGACAGAACAGAAACATCAGATAATTtacaacaacacaacataagaTTGCCATCAACTGCTCAGTCTGACGACAATGATAATACCAAGTTACGATCCAAACATATACATAGACAAACTCCGGATTCAATATCTGGTAAAATACTATCAACTTCAACAATaaatctaaaacatataaagtcTATGGGAACAAGAAACAAGGCTGTACCACAAATACGACCTCCTTTCGAAAACGTAGTTAAAATGAGAATAATAGAAAGAGTTATTCATTCAGATGTCGAAACTGAACCAAATCAAAATTCAAATCGTTTTAATGTCGTTCCAGTTAAACATGCAATTCACGTACATGAACCTTTTGTTGTAACTAAGCACAGATTTGAAGGGCATGGACAGACGACAAAACCTCCAAAGCAAATAGATAATAAACATCCTTCTACCGACGAAAATACTGATGTGTCAGAAGTCGACGAAGATGAGCCTTCTACTCATTCTAATAATCAGTTGGAAGACAATAAAACGTTCCAGAAAATTGTTCATACAACACCTCGAACATTAACACCTGACATAAGGGATGACAGTTTCTTTCAACAGAAACCTGCCAAGCAGATGGAAACGACCACTGTTACGTTAGAAAAAGTGACTGAAGACATTTACATAGAAGATAGTAAAATCTTATCGGCAATGAAACCACTGTCCGAGAAAGAAATAGATCGTCCAGATGAAGTAAAAGAAGTACAGAGTATTCTGACAACTTTTGATAACTTTACTGAAAGCAGCAGTTCAAGTGAAGATGATAGTGTGATCGATGAACCTGAAAGAAGTGATAGTGAAGATGACAGTGAGATTAGTGAAAATGACAGTGCGATCAGTGAGTCTGAAAGAAGGACCAAAGTTCAGTCTACTGTTTCTTCTACTCTTAAAATTGATTTATCAAATCAAGTAAGGATAAGAACTACTACAGAGACATTTAAATCTCAAAAGGGTTCACAGAAAGGCGGATCAGGAGGACCAACACTTGGatatagttttattgttttagTTACACTGACGGTTATATCTTTTTCAATCAAAACACTGTAA